One genomic window of Neptunomonas phycophila includes the following:
- the argB gene encoding acetylglutamate kinase, with amino-acid sequence MPLNRAQAMATAEVLSVAVPYIQRFVGKTIVIKYGGNAMTDDKLKNSFARDIVMMKLIGLNPVVVHGGGPQIGDLLDKLKIESHFINGMRVTDSKTMDVVEMVLGGMVNKEIVGLINTNGGKAIGLTGKDGQLLMARKLRVKHKTPEMSAPEIIDIGHVGEVDSVNTDVLDMLADSDFIPVIAPIGVGPDGASYNINADLVAGKVAEVLKAEKLILLTNIAGLMDKEGKILTGLSTEQVDSLIEDGTIYGGMLPKIGCALDAVKSGVNSAHIIDGRVEHSCMLEIFTDEGVGTLITNHSL; translated from the coding sequence ATGCCACTTAACAGAGCTCAAGCCATGGCAACCGCTGAAGTACTCAGCGTAGCCGTTCCGTACATCCAACGCTTCGTGGGCAAAACTATCGTCATTAAATACGGCGGTAACGCCATGACCGATGACAAACTTAAAAATAGCTTTGCACGTGACATTGTCATGATGAAGCTCATTGGCTTGAACCCAGTAGTGGTTCACGGTGGCGGCCCACAAATTGGCGATTTACTCGACAAGCTCAAGATCGAATCACACTTTATTAACGGTATGCGTGTAACCGACTCTAAAACCATGGATGTAGTCGAAATGGTATTGGGCGGCATGGTCAATAAAGAAATTGTTGGGCTCATCAACACGAACGGCGGCAAAGCGATTGGCCTTACCGGTAAAGATGGCCAATTATTAATGGCGCGCAAATTACGAGTTAAACACAAGACCCCTGAAATGTCCGCCCCAGAGATTATTGATATTGGCCATGTAGGTGAAGTGGACTCGGTTAATACTGACGTGCTGGACATGTTAGCTGACTCTGATTTCATCCCCGTGATTGCACCTATCGGTGTCGGGCCTGACGGCGCCTCATACAACATCAATGCGGACTTAGTCGCCGGTAAAGTGGCCGAAGTACTCAAGGCGGAGAAACTAATTTTACTCACTAACATTGCGGGTCTGATGGACAAAGAGGGTAAAATTTTAACAGGGCTGTCTACGGAACAAGTCGACTCGCTAATTGAAGACGGAACTATTTATGGCGGCATGCTCCCTAAAATTGGCTGCGCTCTGGATGCTGTTAAATCAGGCGTAAACAGCGCACACATCATTGATGGCCGCGTAGAGCACTCGTGCATGCTAGAGATCTTCACTGATGAAGGCGTAGGCACGCTGATCACCAACCATTCTCTATAA
- a CDS encoding divergent polysaccharide deacetylase family protein, with the protein MFGARLRQALVVCIRRSALSLASIICLSGVTFHVGWAVAQAQSDTVRQPRVVIIIDDIGNSYEQGLAAVNLPGPVTYAVLPFSAHGKELATIAHQRGKELMLHAPMSNTHHFRLGPGALTDALGEQEFKRVLNRSLDDIPFAIGLNNHMGSLLTQKEEPMRWVMQVAKKRNLFFVDSRTTAKSIAWEVARATGVPTFKRDIFLDHQQTREFLQSQFFKAIRIARHYGQAIMIGHPYPITTEFLAEAIPVLDEAGVQLVSVSALLMMQHEQRRFAQTQHSECDSTEGYHCQGNE; encoded by the coding sequence GTGTTCGGCGCTAGGCTTCGTCAGGCTTTAGTGGTTTGTATTCGCCGCAGCGCGTTGTCGTTGGCATCGATAATATGCTTATCGGGAGTGACCTTCCATGTAGGGTGGGCGGTTGCACAAGCGCAGTCAGACACGGTTCGCCAACCGCGCGTTGTTATTATCATTGATGATATTGGTAACAGCTATGAGCAAGGTCTAGCGGCCGTTAACTTGCCAGGGCCTGTAACCTACGCCGTTTTACCTTTTTCCGCTCATGGAAAAGAATTAGCGACCATTGCGCATCAGCGAGGTAAGGAGCTAATGCTGCATGCGCCTATGTCAAATACACACCATTTTCGGCTAGGCCCTGGGGCGTTAACGGATGCATTAGGGGAGCAGGAGTTCAAGCGCGTGCTTAACCGAAGTTTGGACGATATTCCTTTTGCGATTGGTTTAAATAATCATATGGGCAGCCTGTTAACGCAAAAAGAGGAGCCAATGCGATGGGTTATGCAGGTGGCTAAAAAAAGAAACCTCTTTTTTGTTGATAGCCGCACCACCGCTAAAAGTATAGCGTGGGAAGTGGCTAGAGCGACGGGCGTACCTACGTTTAAGCGAGATATTTTCTTAGATCACCAGCAAACGCGTGAGTTTTTACAATCACAGTTTTTTAAAGCTATCCGCATCGCACGCCACTATGGGCAAGCCATTATGATCGGTCATCCTTACCCCATTACAACTGAGTTTTTAGCGGAGGCGATTCCTGTTTTGGATGAAGCAGGGGTGCAGCTGGTTTCTGTGTCGGCCTTATTGATGATGCAGCATGAGCAACGTCGTTTCGCTCAAACACAACATAGTGAGTGTGATAGTACAGAAGGCTATCATTGCCAAGGAAATGAATAA
- a CDS encoding phosphomannomutase/phosphoglucomutase: protein MSCNLDNIDDTLFRAYDIRGIVGESLTEAVAYHLGRAFAAQARAQAIRNTAVGADGRLSSPALKKQLIQGLLEGGLDVTDIGYIATPVLYFAAHHTDTKTGIMITGSHNPKAYNGFKMMMAGNTLAEQDIQALKYRMLDKNYDSDSSKRLGSLHSHDFRAQYRKRILDDISLPRPLKVVIDCGNGILGETAPYLLEQLGCEVIPLYCDVDGNFPNHHPDPSKADNLAECITAVKTQQADVGLAFDGDGDRVGVITADGSIIDADRLTMLFAEDVLTRNPGAKILFDVKCSRQLAHVITQAGGVPTMWKTGHSMLKRKMKATGALLAGEMSGHIFFKERWFGFDDGLYAAARLLEILASQPEPLASLFARYPQDISTPELSVEVSEASKFAIIKELQQHAFPEGSKTLIDGLRVDYADGWGLCRASNTTPTLVLRFEADNETALTRIKNQFQIQLHAIDSTINIPCA from the coding sequence GTGAGCTGCAATTTAGACAATATAGATGACACTCTATTTCGTGCTTATGATATTCGCGGCATTGTAGGAGAAAGTTTAACTGAAGCCGTTGCGTATCACTTAGGACGCGCCTTTGCTGCCCAAGCGAGAGCTCAAGCTATTCGCAATACCGCTGTAGGAGCTGATGGCCGCCTATCTAGCCCCGCCTTAAAAAAACAACTCATTCAAGGCCTACTCGAGGGTGGCCTTGATGTTACCGACATAGGCTATATTGCAACACCGGTGCTTTACTTTGCGGCCCATCACACCGACACAAAAACCGGCATCATGATTACCGGCAGCCATAACCCCAAAGCGTATAACGGGTTTAAAATGATGATGGCGGGCAACACGCTGGCTGAACAAGACATACAAGCACTTAAGTACCGCATGCTGGATAAAAACTACGATAGCGACTCCAGCAAACGGTTAGGTTCCTTACATTCTCACGATTTTCGCGCTCAATACCGCAAACGAATCTTGGACGATATCAGCTTACCTCGGCCACTCAAAGTAGTCATAGATTGCGGCAACGGGATCCTTGGAGAAACAGCCCCATACCTGCTTGAACAGCTTGGTTGCGAAGTTATCCCTCTGTATTGCGATGTAGACGGTAACTTTCCAAATCATCACCCCGACCCTAGTAAAGCCGACAATTTAGCTGAGTGCATCACTGCCGTTAAAACCCAACAAGCCGATGTAGGGCTCGCCTTCGATGGCGATGGTGATCGTGTTGGAGTGATTACTGCAGATGGCAGCATTATTGACGCTGACAGGCTCACCATGCTGTTTGCCGAGGATGTCCTCACCCGAAACCCTGGTGCAAAAATCCTCTTTGATGTGAAATGCTCTCGTCAGTTAGCCCACGTCATCACCCAAGCAGGCGGCGTTCCCACAATGTGGAAAACAGGTCATTCAATGCTCAAACGAAAAATGAAGGCTACTGGGGCATTGCTTGCTGGTGAGATGTCAGGGCACATTTTTTTCAAAGAGCGCTGGTTCGGTTTTGATGATGGGCTCTATGCTGCCGCCCGTTTACTAGAAATTTTAGCCTCCCAACCAGAACCTTTAGCATCTCTGTTTGCGCGTTATCCACAAGACATCAGCACACCAGAGTTGTCCGTCGAGGTTTCCGAAGCCTCAAAATTCGCTATTATCAAAGAGCTTCAGCAGCACGCCTTTCCTGAGGGCAGCAAAACACTGATCGATGGTTTACGAGTAGACTATGCTGATGGATGGGGCTTATGTCGAGCCTCAAATACCACACCGACGCTCGTACTTAGATTTGAAGCCGATAACGAAACAGCGTTAACCCGTATAAAAAACCAATTTCAGATACAATTACACGCCATAGACTCAACAATAAACATTCCTTGTGCGTGA
- the coaBC gene encoding bifunctional phosphopantothenoylcysteine decarboxylase/phosphopantothenate--cysteine ligase CoaBC, with amino-acid sequence MHRLTNKQVILGITGGIAAYKSAELTRHLKAAGADVRVVMTPAATEFITPLTLQALSGNPVHTQLLDPEAEAGMGHIELARWADIMVIAPASADFMARLASGMGNDLLTTLCLATDAPICLAPAMNQAMWRSAQTQRNAETLSAQGIKLWGPGIGDQACGDTGPGRMLEPLDIAARTAASFETGSLAGLRLTITAGPTREPLDPVRYISNHSSGKMGFSLAQAAVSAGAHVTLISGPVNLATPDHVTRIDINSAQDMLQAAESDAAQCDIFIACAAVADYRPSAVAEHKIKKGKEEIMELHLIKNPDIVATIASKVNAPFTVGFAAETRDIVSYAQDKLVRKKLDLIIANDVSRTDIGFNSDDNAVTLVTADQVTELPMMRKRQLATSLIDHIAQLYKANR; translated from the coding sequence ATGCATAGACTTACTAACAAACAGGTCATTCTAGGTATTACAGGTGGGATTGCCGCTTACAAAAGCGCCGAACTAACACGCCACTTAAAAGCTGCTGGCGCGGATGTACGCGTTGTAATGACTCCCGCGGCTACCGAATTTATTACTCCCCTAACATTACAGGCCCTGTCTGGAAATCCGGTTCACACACAACTACTCGACCCGGAAGCGGAAGCCGGCATGGGGCATATAGAGTTAGCACGTTGGGCTGATATTATGGTTATAGCTCCCGCCAGTGCAGACTTTATGGCTCGCTTAGCTTCTGGCATGGGAAACGACCTGTTAACTACGCTGTGCTTAGCAACCGACGCCCCTATTTGCCTTGCCCCTGCTATGAATCAAGCCATGTGGCGATCAGCACAAACGCAACGCAACGCTGAGACACTATCCGCACAAGGCATTAAACTATGGGGGCCAGGCATTGGCGATCAAGCGTGCGGTGATACAGGGCCAGGGCGCATGCTGGAACCTCTCGATATTGCCGCGCGAACAGCCGCTAGTTTTGAAACAGGATCGCTAGCCGGCCTGCGGCTAACAATAACGGCAGGGCCAACCCGAGAACCGTTGGACCCTGTGCGATATATATCGAATCATAGCTCAGGGAAAATGGGCTTTTCGCTTGCGCAAGCCGCCGTTAGTGCAGGTGCTCACGTTACGTTAATCAGCGGGCCCGTCAACTTAGCGACTCCCGACCATGTAACACGCATAGATATCAACAGCGCTCAGGATATGCTTCAAGCCGCCGAATCCGACGCCGCCCAATGTGATATTTTTATCGCTTGCGCGGCTGTCGCTGATTATCGACCATCCGCTGTTGCAGAGCACAAGATCAAAAAAGGGAAAGAAGAGATCATGGAGCTTCACCTGATCAAGAACCCCGACATCGTAGCGACCATCGCTTCCAAAGTTAACGCTCCATTCACCGTTGGCTTTGCTGCTGAAACGCGAGACATAGTCAGTTATGCTCAAGACAAATTGGTTAGAAAGAAGCTAGATTTAATTATTGCGAATGATGTTTCCCGAACAGACATCGGCTTTAACAGTGATGACAATGCCGTCACTCTAGTCACTGCCGATCAGGTTACAGAACTCCCAATGATGCGTAAGCGTCAGCTTGCAACCTCATTAATTGACCATATTGCCCAACTTTATAAGGCCAACCGATGA
- the slmA gene encoding nucleoid occlusion factor SlmA, whose protein sequence is MNETTKLSRREQILQALAQMLEVNPGQRITTAALAKEVGVSEAALYRHFPSKARMFEGLIGFIEETVFTRVNMITSSDSPAIRQCEQILTLVLAFVERNPGMARILTADALAGETDRLRGRVNQFFERLETQIKQVLREAEPKEGLRTETTVGITANLMIAVVEGRIRQFVRSEFQRRPTENWQDQWPRLSVGLFRNAE, encoded by the coding sequence ATGAACGAAACGACCAAACTGTCACGACGTGAGCAAATTCTTCAAGCACTAGCCCAAATGCTAGAAGTTAACCCGGGACAACGCATTACAACCGCGGCCTTGGCTAAAGAAGTTGGCGTGTCTGAAGCCGCTTTGTATCGACATTTTCCAAGTAAAGCACGCATGTTTGAGGGGCTCATCGGTTTTATAGAAGAGACCGTATTCACACGCGTTAATATGATTACAAGCTCAGACAGTCCAGCAATACGCCAATGCGAGCAAATACTGACTCTAGTACTTGCCTTTGTTGAGCGCAACCCGGGGATGGCTCGTATTTTGACGGCCGACGCCCTAGCCGGTGAAACGGACAGGCTGCGTGGGCGTGTTAATCAGTTTTTTGAGCGTTTAGAAACGCAAATAAAACAGGTGCTTCGCGAAGCCGAACCTAAAGAAGGTTTGCGAACAGAAACCACGGTGGGCATCACCGCGAACTTAATGATTGCAGTTGTAGAAGGCCGTATTCGACAATTTGTACGCAGCGAGTTTCAGCGCCGCCCTACCGAAAACTGGCAAGACCAATGGCCAAGGCTTTCTGTAGGCTTATTCCGCAACGCAGAATAG
- the dut gene encoding dUTP diphosphatase has translation MNTLQVKILDPRIGDTFPLPTYATPGSAGMDLRACLDETLTLAPGQTELIPTGLSIHIADPSLCAMILPRSGLGHKHGIVLGNLVGLIDSDYQGQLFVSCWNRGQTTFSMAPGERIAQLVLVPVVQAEFEVVTEFSDSERGDGGFGSSGLS, from the coding sequence ATGAACACTCTTCAAGTTAAAATTTTAGATCCTCGTATAGGCGATACGTTTCCGTTACCCACTTATGCGACCCCGGGCTCTGCTGGCATGGATTTACGAGCCTGCTTAGACGAAACATTAACATTAGCACCCGGACAAACGGAGCTTATTCCAACAGGCTTATCTATTCACATTGCCGACCCCTCACTGTGCGCCATGATTTTGCCCCGCTCTGGGCTAGGCCACAAACATGGCATCGTATTAGGCAATCTTGTCGGCCTTATCGATTCCGACTACCAAGGCCAACTTTTTGTTTCTTGCTGGAACCGCGGTCAAACGACCTTTTCGATGGCGCCTGGAGAACGGATAGCGCAGCTCGTTTTAGTACCGGTCGTGCAAGCTGAATTTGAAGTGGTCACCGAATTCAGCGACTCAGAGCGAGGCGACGGTGGATTTGGCTCTTCTGGCCTCTCTTAA